The Verrucomicrobiota bacterium sequence CCAACGGCCAGCGGTATCTGGTCATGGAACTCGCGGATTGCGGGAGCCTGGACGGACGCATCGAACACGAACAACGCCTTCCGGAGCTGGACGTCTTGGACATCGGCATCAAAGTCGCCTCCGCGCTCGACACCGCGCTCAAGCACGATCTCCTGCATCGCGACATCAAGCCGGGCAACATTCTCTTCAACGCCGATGGCGAGCCCAAGCTCGTCGATTTCGGATTGGCGCGGAAGATCGAATCGGATGCACCGGAGGAAGCAGTCTGGGGAACCCCGTATTACATCGCACCCGAAAAAATCAAACGCGAGCGGGAAGATTTCTTGTCGGACATGTACAGCCTGGCGGGAACCCTTTACCACGCGCTGACCGGCCACGTCCCCTTTGAGGCTCCCTCGATCGATGAAGTCGTCGCCGCCCACATTCACACGCCGTTGACGCCGCCCAATCATGTGGTTCCCGAAATCACGCAGCCGACAAGCGACGCGCTGGTGAAAGCCATGGCCAAGCATCCGGCGGACCGCTTTCAGAGCTACGACGAATTCATCATGGCGCTGACGGCCGCGCGCAGCCAGTACCTGGTCCAGCATTTCCGGAATCAAAACCGCGGTGGAGGCGGAGAACGTGCCGCAGGAGTCCGCGGCTGGTGGCGCCGGTGATTGGCTGGATTCGCGTCAATACCGGGAAGAGGCAGGCCGCAAAGGGCCTGCCTCTTGTGTGGTGGGGTGCTGCGAGACCGTGCGTGGCCGGTCTCCAAGATCCACAGGTTACTGCTTCGTAGCCTGGCCGTCCTTCTTCTGTTTCTTTGGCTTTGGCTCTGTTTCAGGCTTGGGGCCCACGCGCAGCGACACAGCTTCTTCCTGTCCCTCGGCGTTCTTGATCGCCTGTCCGCCGACTTCCTCGCCGACCACGGCATCGTCCAGAGTAGCCGGCTTGCCCGCTCTGAGGATGCGCGTTTGCGGAGTGAGGCGGATGGTCCGCTTCTTGGTTTTTCCATCGAGGGTGATGCTCATGGCCGCCTTATCCACGGCGCCCAATTTCCCGGTGAAAGGGATCGCCGCGGGTTTCTTGTCCTTCGCTTCCTGCGTTGCGGGAGTTTTGGGTTCCGCCGTTTGAGCGCGAAGGGGAGTTGATAAGGCTGCTCCGGACAAGAAGCAGATGGCCAATAGATAACTGAGTTGTTTGTTCATTTAACCTCCTTTGAGTTTGAGTTAACCGACACGGACCTTCTATCAGGTTCATTTCCCAAAGCAAGGCTTTTTTCAGAGTAAACACTCCGTTGATTGAAAATCTGCGCTACGCTTCACCGCCAATTTGTGGATGCACCGCCGGTGAAGCCGGTGAACACGGTGAACAACGTCGGCTTGCGCGTGCTATTCCGGCGGACTTAAACTGCGGAGATGTCACATGCGGATTGCGTACATCTTCATCTGCACACCGAGTATTCGCTGCTCGACGGCGCTTGCCGCCTCGACCGGTTGATGGAGAAGGCGCACGAGTTGAAATTCCCCGCCCTGACCATCACCGACCACGGCGTGCTCTACGGCGCGATTGATTTTTATCAGGCCGCGCGCGCCAAAGGGATCAAGCCGATTATCGGCTGTGAAGTTTATGTCGCGCCCGGCAGCCGATTTGAAAAGAAAACGAGCAGCGGAGGCCGGGACGTTTACTCTCATCTGGTGCTCCTGGCCAAAGACGAGACCGGCTACAAGAACCTCATCCAACTCGCGTCCGCGGCGCATCTGGAGGGTTACTACTACAAGCCGCGGATCGACAAGGAACTTCTGGCCGCGCACAAGGACGGCTTGATCGCGCTGTCCGGTTGCCTGGCGAGCGAGATTCCGGAGTTGATCCAGAAAGACCAACTGCCGCTGGCGCGCCAGGCGATCGATTGGTTCAAGCAAACGTTCGGCGCCGAGAATTTTTACCTGGAGTTGCAGAACCACGGCATCGCGGAGCAAGCCAAGGTCAACCGGCATTTGATCCCGTGGGCCCGGGAATTCGGGTTGAAGCTCGTCGCCACGAACGACGTTCATTACGTCGAGAAAAGCCACGCGCACGCGCATGACTGTCTGGTCTGCATCGGCCGGCAAATCGCACTCAGCGATCCCACGCCGCGCTACGTCAAGGGGCAGTTTTACCTGCGCTCGGCCGAAGAAATGAAGGCGCTGTTCCACGAGACGCCCGAAGCGGTCCTGAACACGCTGGAGGTTGCGGAGAAATGCAACGTCGAAATCGAATTTGGCAAATTGCACTTTCCGACTTTCACGCCGCCGGAGCACTTCACGCGGGAAGGCTATTTGCGCCAACTGCTGGCCGAAGGCTTGAAGACGCGCTACGGAATTCAGGCGCGTGCGGAAGGGAAGGAGTTTGTCGTTGAGTCGCTCGAAGACCCGCGACGTCTGCCGACGTTCAACGCGGGGCAGGCTTCCAGCCTGCCCCGCGCAGCAGCGGAATCCGTCGTCACGAATTCTGAAAGCCAAGACGCGGAAATTCGACCGCAATCATCAGGCAGGCAGGATGCCTGCCCTACGTTGGGCGATCCGGTCGTCGCCGGTGCCGTCCAGGCCCTGATCGAGCGGCTCCAGAACGAGCTGACCGTGATTGAGAAGACCGGCTTCATCAGCTATTTTTTGATCGTCGGTGATTTCATCCGGTATGGCCGGCGCAAAGGGATTTCCTGCGTGGCCAGAGGTTCGGCCGCCGGGTCGATTGTCACGTATCTCCTGGAAATCTCGAACGTGGATCCGATCCGGTACGGCTTGCTCTTCGAGCGGTTCCTGAATCCCGAACGCATCAGTCCGCCCGATATCGACATCGATTTCGCGGACGACCGGCGCGCCGACGTCATCGAGTACGTCCGCCGGAAGTATGGGCACGATTCCGTCGCGCAGATTATCACCTTTGGCACGATGGGCGCAAAATCAGTCGTCCGCGACGTGGGACGCGTTATGGGCCTCAGCTACTCGGAATGCGACCGGCTCGCGAAGATGATTCCCAACGAATTGAAAATGGATCTGGGAAAAGCGCTGAAGCAATCGCCGGAATTCAAGGCTGCTTACGACTCCGAAGACGCGACGCGCGAGCTGGTCGATACGGCGTTCGTTCTGGAGGATTTGACGAGGAACGCCTCCGTTCACGCGGCGGGCGTGGTGATTGGCGACCAACCGCTCGTCAATTTGCTGCCCCTGAAACAAGACGATGACGACGCCATCGTGACCCAGTACGCCATGGGGCCGGTCGGAGACCTCGGACTTCTCAAGATGGATTTTCTGGGGTTGAAGACGCTCACGGTCATTCGCAACACCTGCGAGATGGTCAAAGCCACCCACAGCATCGACATCCCCATCGACGATTTGCCGCTGGACGAAGCGAAGACCTACGATTTGCTCAACAAGGCCAACACCGTCGGCATCTTCCAATTGGAATCCGCGGGCATGCGGGATCTCTGCCGCAAATTCCAGATCAGCTCGATCGAACACATCACCGCGCTGATCGCGCTGTACCGGCCCGGCCCGATGGAACTGATTCCTGAATTCATCCGCCGCCGGCATGGCGAAGTGAAGATCGAATACGAACATCCACTGCTCGAGCCGATCTGCCGCGAGACCTACGGCATCCTGATTTATCAGGAGCAAGTCATGCAAGCGGCCCAGGTGTTGGCAGGTTTCACGCTTGGCGCTGCCGACGTGCTGCGCCGCGCGATGGGGAAGAAGAAACCCGAAGAAATGGCCAAGCAACGCGAGGTGTTCGTCAAAGGCTGCGCCCGCGTGAACAATATTCAGACCGCCAAAGCCAATCAGGTTTTCGGCTTGCTCGAAAAATTCGCGGGGTATGGCTTCAACAAGTCTCACGCCGCGGCTTACGCCATCGTCGCGTATCAAACCGCGTACTTGAAGGCCAATCATCCGGTGGAATTCCTCAGCGCGATGATGACGAACGACCTGAGCGACACCGCCAAACTCAGCGTGCTCATCAATGAGGCGCGCGCGTTCGGCGTCGAGGTGCTCCCGCCGGACGTGAACGAGAGTGGGGTGTATTTCACGCCGGCCCAACGTAGGCCAGGCTTCCAGCCTGGCCAGGCCTCACAGACGATTGACACAGCCAAGGGCGGGACGTCTCCAGAAGCCGGTGTTCGGGACAGGCAGGATGCCTGTCCTACGTTGCGCTCCATTCGTTTCGGCCTCGCCGCGATCAAAGGCATCGGAGAGGTCGCCGTGGAGAGCATTCTCAAGTCACGGCGGGAAAGCGGCAAATTCCAATCGCTGGCGGATTTGTGCGAGCGGGTCGATAGCCGGACTGTGAATCGCAAGGTGCTGGAAGCGCTCATCAAGAGCGGCGCGTGCGACGCGTTCGGAGAGACCCGCGCGACGTTGTTTTCGCAAATCGACCATACCCTGGCGCGCGCCGCGAGCATTGCTCTGGATCGCGAGCGGGGCCAGGCTTCACTGTTCGGAATGCTGGAGGAGAAATCCGAACCCGCGTCGGAAACCAATAGCCGACTTCCGGAATGGCCGCAAAGCGAGCTGCTGGCCGCGGAAAAGGAACTCCTCGGCTTCTACGTCACGGGGCATCCGCTGACGCCGTTCGTGCCGATCCTGGAGAAATACGCGCTCGCCAACACGAGCACGATCGCCCAGTTGCCGTCGCGCGCCATGACACGCCTCGGAGGCCTGATTACCGCGGTGCAACAGGGCATTTCCAAGAAGAGCAATCAGCCGTATGCCCTGGTGACCGTCGAAGATCTGGAAGGTTCGGTGCAGGTGCTTTGCTTGAACGAGAACTTCAACAAATATCGCGAGTTGCTCGTGCCCAACAAAGCGGTGCTGGTCGTGGGGGAAGTGAACACCGGAGATGATAAACCGAAAATCTTTCCGCAGGAAATTCTGCCGCTGGAGGAAGCGCCCCGGCACTACACGAAACAAGTTCATCTGCGCTTGCACACCGCGCATTTGAAGCCGGCGGATTTGGAGGCGGTCCGCGAACTCACCGCGGCGCATGCCGGCAAGTGCCCGCTTTTCCTGTGCCTCATGAGGCCTGCGGGCG is a genomic window containing:
- a CDS encoding serine/threonine protein kinase is translated as MSLSIESKRPLKMVTCGGCGAKVFISGDLEPLATVPCTKCEHPLMMPLRLRQFELLSAIASGGMGTVYRAFDTTLEREVAVKLMRQELADDPQALESFYREARACAALNHTNIIHIYTFDESNGQRYLVMELADCGSLDGRIEHEQRLPELDVLDIGIKVASALDTALKHDLLHRDIKPGNILFNADGEPKLVDFGLARKIESDAPEEAVWGTPYYIAPEKIKREREDFLSDMYSLAGTLYHALTGHVPFEAPSIDEVVAAHIHTPLTPPNHVVPEITQPTSDALVKAMAKHPADRFQSYDEFIMALTAARSQYLVQHFRNQNRGGGGERAAGVRGWWRR
- a CDS encoding DNA polymerase III subunit alpha, which produces MSHADCVHLHLHTEYSLLDGACRLDRLMEKAHELKFPALTITDHGVLYGAIDFYQAARAKGIKPIIGCEVYVAPGSRFEKKTSSGGRDVYSHLVLLAKDETGYKNLIQLASAAHLEGYYYKPRIDKELLAAHKDGLIALSGCLASEIPELIQKDQLPLARQAIDWFKQTFGAENFYLELQNHGIAEQAKVNRHLIPWAREFGLKLVATNDVHYVEKSHAHAHDCLVCIGRQIALSDPTPRYVKGQFYLRSAEEMKALFHETPEAVLNTLEVAEKCNVEIEFGKLHFPTFTPPEHFTREGYLRQLLAEGLKTRYGIQARAEGKEFVVESLEDPRRLPTFNAGQASSLPRAAAESVVTNSESQDAEIRPQSSGRQDACPTLGDPVVAGAVQALIERLQNELTVIEKTGFISYFLIVGDFIRYGRRKGISCVARGSAAGSIVTYLLEISNVDPIRYGLLFERFLNPERISPPDIDIDFADDRRADVIEYVRRKYGHDSVAQIITFGTMGAKSVVRDVGRVMGLSYSECDRLAKMIPNELKMDLGKALKQSPEFKAAYDSEDATRELVDTAFVLEDLTRNASVHAAGVVIGDQPLVNLLPLKQDDDDAIVTQYAMGPVGDLGLLKMDFLGLKTLTVIRNTCEMVKATHSIDIPIDDLPLDEAKTYDLLNKANTVGIFQLESAGMRDLCRKFQISSIEHITALIALYRPGPMELIPEFIRRRHGEVKIEYEHPLLEPICRETYGILIYQEQVMQAAQVLAGFTLGAADVLRRAMGKKKPEEMAKQREVFVKGCARVNNIQTAKANQVFGLLEKFAGYGFNKSHAAAYAIVAYQTAYLKANHPVEFLSAMMTNDLSDTAKLSVLINEARAFGVEVLPPDVNESGVYFTPAQRRPGFQPGQASQTIDTAKGGTSPEAGVRDRQDACPTLRSIRFGLAAIKGIGEVAVESILKSRRESGKFQSLADLCERVDSRTVNRKVLEALIKSGACDAFGETRATLFSQIDHTLARAASIALDRERGQASLFGMLEEKSEPASETNSRLPEWPQSELLAAEKELLGFYVTGHPLTPFVPILEKYALANTSTIAQLPSRAMTRLGGLITAVQQGISKKSNQPYALVTVEDLEGSVQVLCLNENFNKYRELLVPNKAVLVVGEVNTGDDKPKIFPQEILPLEEAPRHYTKQVHLRLHTAHLKPADLEAVRELTAAHAGKCPLFLCLMRPAGEVIFIETHERFSVMPSRELEQAVDERFGEETYYAKVDTTPPERAPRRWERKAELAAVEE